One window from the genome of Andrena cerasifolii isolate SP2316 chromosome 3, iyAndCera1_principal, whole genome shotgun sequence encodes:
- the LOC143366999 gene encoding uncharacterized protein LOC143366999, protein MDRKQHRGSSTRADRTKKRKFTGNIHTREREISFASTSAKKLASTNLEDFTVNPSHGYRIIAFLSVFTAISQFVVCKVCKGQVNFCETNSRGLGFKITIECKCGSQYINSCPLIDGKSYEINRRIILVLRMLGVGKEGLNTFCGLMDICQGISSTLYYTSLDSIYSGAKTVFDILRRKAVEEEKIKNAENGNPMTEITVSGDGTWKKRGFNSLFGVTSLIGKYSSKIIDIVVKSSYCHGCKVWESKSGTVEYDLWMEEHKDECTANHSGSSGKMEVDGMKEMFLRSVEYFGIRYRNYIGDGDTKTFKALLEENPYGDDFILKKKECVGHVEKRMGSRLRNIKKTKKLGGKNKLTDKLIKQLTVYYGLAIRRHSGSIDDMYEAIWATYYHKISSDKYPKHMYCPKGSGSWCKWRKAEAEGTLKQFNHEPPLHEDVAKEIKSIYEDLSSKELLERCLGGETQNNNESFNSSLWRLAPKHLHCGLKTIEISAFIAAGIFNEGCYAILNIMDNIGIVIGDQCKSFATTRDEWRLQRSARRSLEATKKARTEARMANLEKNQFDEQEEGIIYGPGIAD, encoded by the coding sequence ATGGATAGAAAGCAGCATAGAGGAAGTTCTACGCGTGCTGATAGaactaaaaaaaggaaattcacgggaaatattcatactcgtgaaagagaaatttcatttgcgagTACGTCTGCTAAAAAATTAGCATCAACGAATCTTGAAGATTTTACTGTGAATCCAAGCCATGGATATCGGATTATTGCTTTTTTATCAGTTTTCACTGCAATATCTCAATTTGTTGTATGTAAAGTGTGTAAAGGACAAGTGAATTTTTGTGAAACTAATTCTCGTGGATTAGGATTTAAAATCACAATAGAGTGTAAATGTGGTTCTCAATACATAAATTCGTGCCCTTTGATCGATGGTAAATCCTatgaaataaatagaagaattattttagttttgagAATGTTGGGAGTTGGCAAAGAaggtttaaatacattttgtggCCTCATGGACATTTGTCAAGGAATTAGTTCCACTCTATATTATACTTCTTTAGATAGTATATATTCAGGAGCTAAAACAGTTTTTGATATTTTGAGAAGGAAAGCAGtagaagaggaaaaaataaaaaatgctgaaaatggGAACCCGATGACAGAGATCACAGTCTCCGGCGATGGTACATGGAAAAAGAGAGGATTCAATTCATTATTTGGAGTCACATCacttattggaaaatattctagcAAAATAATCGATATCGTAGTGAAATCTTCATATTGCCATGGTTGTAAAGTGTGGGAATCAAAATCTGGTACGGTGGAATACGACCTGTGGATGGAAGAACACAAGGACGAGTGCACTGCTAACCATAGCGGGTCGTCCGGAAAGATGGAAGTGGATGGCATGAAGGAAATGTTCCTGCGATCTGTAGAATATTTTGGAATAAGATATAGAAACTATATTGGTGATGGAGACACaaagacatttaaagcattgctCGAGGAAAATCCATATGGTGACGATTTTAtattgaagaaaaaagaatgtGTAGGTCATGTAGAGAAACGTATGGGATCGCGGCTAAGAAACATAAAGAAGACCAAGAAACTCggaggaaaaaataaattaactgataaattaattaaacaattaacagTGTACTATGGTTTAGCTATCAGAAGACATTCAGGTTCTATCGATGACATGTACGAAGCTATATGGGCAACATATTATCATAAAATATCTTCAGATAAATATCCCAAACACATGTACTGTCCAAAGGGGTCTGGTAGTTGGTGTAAATGGCGTAAAGCTGAAGCTGAAGGTACTCTTAAACAATTTAACCACGAGCCACCACTTCATGAAGACGttgcaaaagaaataaaatcaatttatgaagatttatcttcaaaagaaTTATTAGAAAGGTGTTTGGGTGGTGAAACTCAAAATAACAATGAGAGTTTCAACTCGTCGCTCTGGCGACTTGCCCCCAAACACCTTCATTGTGGACTGAAAACAATTGAGATTTCAGCATTTATAGCAGCAGGCATTTTTAATGAAGGCTGCTATGCAATTTTAAATATCATGGACAATATTGGTATCGTTATTGGAGATCAATGCAAAAGTTTCGCCACGACTAGAGATGAATGGCGATTACAAAGATCGGCGAGACGAAGCCTTGAAGCAACGAAAAAGGCCCGTACAGAGGCTAGAAtggcaaatttagaaaaaaatcaattcgACGAGCAAGAGGAAGGAATAATCTACGGACCTGGAATAGCTGATTAG